The stretch of DNA CTGCTGTACATTCCGTGGCTGCTGGGCTACTTCCTGCTGCTGCGCTACACCCCCAACGCCGAACTGGGTCTGCTGTATTTTGCGCTGCCGCTGATGGCCACCATCTCGGCAGATGTGGGCGGATTCTTCGTGGGCTACTTTTTCGGCAAGCGCAAACTGGCCCCCGAAGTCAGCCCCGCCAAAACGGTGGAAGGCGCACTGGGCGGCCTGCTGCTCAGCTTCCTCACCGTGCTGCTGATGACCCAACTGACCCACATCTGGTCACCGCTGGACGCCCTGCTGTATTCCATTCTGGTGGCGAGTGCCAGCCAACTCGGAGACCTCAGCGAAAGCCTGATGAAACGCTCGCTCCGCACCAAAGACAGCGGCACGAGCCTGCCCGGTCACGGCGGATTCTTGGATCGGCTGGACAGCCTGCTCTTTGCGGTTCCGGTCACTTATTTGTTCCTGCATATCAGCATGGGCATGGGATAGAGACCGGAGTGTGGATCGTAGATCGTGGGGAAACCGGAAACCACGATCTACGATCCACGTTCTTAAAGCCTTCTTTGCGGCATGCTGTACCCGATGAACTTGACTGTGTTGGGCAGTACCGGAAGCATAGGCACGCAAACGCTGGACGTGGCGCGGGAGCGGGGATGGAAGGTGGGCGTGCTGGCCGCCGGGCGCAATCTGGACTTGCTGGCGGCGCAGATCACCGAGTGGCGGCCCACAGTTGTCAGCGTAGACGGCAGCGTGTACGCCGAAGCTATGACCCGTTTCAGCACGCAGTTTCCTGAAATTAAACTGATAGCCGATCCTACCGAGGCCGCCACCCTGCCCGCCGATGTGGTGGTGAACGCCATGAGCGGCCTACCCGGACTGGCCCCCACACGGGCGGCGCTGGAAGCGGGGCGAGCGGTGGCACTGGCGACCAAAGAGGCGATGGTTACGGCGGCAGCCCTGATCTGGGAAGCGGCGGCGCGGGGTGGTGGACGCTTGGTTCCAATTGATTCCGAGCATACGGGCGTGTACCAATGTCTGACCGGAGAAGCGCTGGAAGACGTGGCCGAGGTGATCCTGACGGCCAGCGGCGGCCCCTTCCGAGACGGCCCCGCCGACCTGAGCGGCGTGACACCCCAGCAGGCGCTCAAGCACCCCTCGTGGAGCATGGGCCAGAAAATTACCATCGATTCGGCCACCCTGATGAACAAGGGGTTGGAAGTGATGGAATGCGCCAGCCTGTACGGGTTGCCGCTGAGTCAGGTGGGCGTGGTGGTGCATCCCCAGAGCCTGGTGCATGCGGCGGTGCGCTTCTGCGACGGCAGCCTGAAGGCGCAATTTGGCCCCGCCGATATGCGGCTGGCGATTGCCTACGCCATAGACGCCGCCCCGGACGGCATGACCCGCCCCGGCGATGTGCGGGCAGCGCGGCGTGGCGCGGCAGTGGGCGGGCATGGCGGCTGGCCCATGCGCGGCACGTGGGAATTTCGGGAGCCGGATCACGCCCGCTTTCCCTGCCTGGGCTTGGCGTACCGGGCGGGCGAGGCGGGTGGCCTGCTCCCCGCTGCCCTGAACGCCGCCGATGAAGTGGCCGTGCCCGCATTTCTGGCCGGACAAATCGGCTTTACTGACATTCCGCGCCTGATCGAGCGTGTGCTGGACGAAACCCCCTCCGGAGCGTTGACGTGGGACACGCTGGATGAAGTGCAGGCGTGGGCCACCGCACGGGCGCACGAATTGGTGAAGAGAGGAGTGAATTCATGAGTTTTCTACAAGGCATTGCCGCCGCCCTGACACCCCTGGGCCTGATCTGGACGATTCTGATTATCGGCATCGCCACCTTCCTGCACGAGTTGGCGCACTACGCGCTGGCCCGCTGGCAGGGCGTGGCGGTCAAATCGTTCAGCATCGGCATGGGGCCAGTGCTGACGCGGCGGGCGTGGCGCGGCACCGAATGGCGGCTGAGTCTGCTTCCTATCGGCGGCTACGTCGAAATAGACGGCATGGCCCCCACCGAAGACGCGGACGGCACTTACCGTCAGCCCACTCGCGGCTTCGCGGGACTGCCCGCCTGGGGCAAGGTAGCCGTGCTGCTGGCTGGCCCCCTGATGAACCTGCTGGTAGCAATTGTCCTGATGACCATCACATTTACGGCTCAGGGCGTGCCCGCGCCAGACCGCGCCAGAGTCGAAGCCGTGCTGCCCAACTCCCGCGCGCTGGCCCTTGGCCTTCAGGCAGGCGACGTGATTACCGCCATCAACGGCCAGGATATTCCCGACACCCAGACCGTAAACGGAACTGTGGTGCCGGGCTGGGAAGGCGTGCGGACCACGCTGGGGCAGGATGGCCGCAAAACGCTGACGGTGGAACGTGCCGGAGCAGTGCGCGAGGTAGGCTTCGACTGGACGGCCCGTGTGAACGGTGTTGTACAGCGACTTGGGATTCAGTACGGCCCAGACGTGCAGGCCGCTACCTTACCCGTCGCCTTTGCCACCTCTATTCAGACCACCGTGGACGCCGTGCCGCAAATCCTGCGGGCCTTCGGGAACCTGTTTGCCCGCTTCGTCACGCTAGACCTCTCACGCGATGAAAACGTGAGCGGGCCGATTGGCACGGCAGAAATCGTGAGCCGCGCCGCCGCGCTGAGTCCCTGGGCCTTGGTGCAGGTCGCCATTTTGCTGAACCTGTCGCTGGCCTTCTTCAACCTGATTCCGATTCCGGGGCTGGACGGCGGGCGCATTCTGCTGGTGCTGATCGGGGCTGTGCGCCGCCGCCCACTTACGTTGGCGCAGGAGCAGGCCATCAATGTGGCGGGCTTTGCCTTCGTGATGCTGCTGATGGTGTTTGTGGTGGTGCGGGACGTGAGCCGGTTCTTCTGAGGGGAATAAGGGAACGGGAACTATAAAACTGCCGTCCCAGACGACACTTATAGCTTGCCCACCCACTGCTGACCACTGACCACTCACCCTTTCCTTTACCATGAGGGCAATGACCGCCCCTGTCCCGCCCCACCCCACCCGGTTCAGCGCCACGCAAGTTGCTGTGGTGATTCCAGCCTTCAATGAGGCTGAAACTGTGGCCAGAGTGGTGCGCGTGGGCCTGACTCTGACGCCAGAGGTGGTGGTGGTGTCCGACGGCAGCGGCGACGCGACAGCGGCAGTGGCGCGGGAGGCTGGGGCGCGGGTACTGGAACTGACCGAGAATGGGGGCAAAGGCCCGGCCCTCAAAGCAGCACTGGAACAGACCGGAGCTGAATTTGTGGTCATGCTGGACGCCGATCTGGTGGGCCTCACGCGGGAACATCTGGATTTACTGCTGACTCCGGTCATGGATGGCTCGCTGGATATGACCATTGGCGTGTTTGACGGCGGCGGATTTGTAAGCGATTGGGGCAACAAGCTGACGCCCCACCTCAGCGGACAGCGGGCCTGCCGCCGGGCATGGCTCCTGGCTGTGCCCCGGCTATCAGAAGAGCGCTGGCCTGAGCCGCCCATTACCGACGCCCTGAAAAACACCGGCGCACGCTGGGATTACGTGGAATTGACGAACATGGCTCAGGTGGTCAAGGAAAAAAAGCGCGGTTTCTGGAAAGGCGCACAGGCCCGAACCAAAATGTACGCCGACCTCTTGACCTATCAGGTAAGGAAAAAACGCGACGGTTCATAGCTCCTTGGCCTTCCCACAATGGAGGCAGCCCCACAGTCTAAAGACTCCCGCAATCCACTCCAGTTACAATGGCGCGATGCGCTTTCTGGTGGTCGTGCTTGCTTTGGTTGTGGGCTTGGTCTATTTCTTCTTTGGCCTGCGCTTGGGCTACGTCACCCTGACGCCCACGCGAATGCTGAATGCCCAAGGCGAGAACAACTACGTCTTTAATGTCTTCGACTCCGGGCAATCGGTGGGCGTGACAGGAACGTGCAGCACCGTGAAGGGCCGCGCCGTGCTGCGCCTGTATGACCCCAGTGGCACACAAATTGCTGGTCAGGCTTGCCCCAAAGGTCAGTGGGCACTGCAGGTGTTGGGCAAAGGCGACGCTGGCAATTACCGCCTGAACGTGCAATTCAATCACTTTACAGGCCTGATCGACCTCAAAGAAACCCGCAACAGTGGACGATAAAACGGGCGGTAGCGTGAAGCATTGGCCTCACGCTACCCGGTACGGCTCTGCATTCACCTGCCCCACAAGCGCTTAGGGAATTTGTCCGAATTACAACCTCAGAAAAAGACTTCTGACGCTTCCATGCTCCCGAATACTCGTTAAATTCACTCACTTCGTTCGGTCAGCAGCAAACAACTCTTTTGACAAATGCTCTAACGAACCCAGCGTCCCAACAGTGTGACCAGGCGGGCGGGAGTGACGTTGCGGTATTCCTGACCGTCTATTCTGACCAGCGGAGCGTCGGCGGGGTCTACCTCGGCACCGCACTGCTTGAGGGCCAGTTCGACATTGCCATTGGCGCTGACCATGCCGGGGCTGATGCGGAGGGTGTCCCAAACGATGTTGAGAAGGGCTTCGCGCTGGTCTACGCTGATGTGTTCTACACAGAGTTCGAGTCGGATAACGGGCAAGAACAGGTCTCCTTCGGGCTACCTCCGTGCTGGACATCAACCCCATTCGGCACAGGGCGGCTGTCGTTAACACAGGGCAGGGCGGCAGTCATGCTAGCCCAAGCCAGAGCAAAACGCGAAAACTAAGGGCAAGTGGTGAAGCCTCTCTAGAACACTGGTCAAGAATCGTGAGATTGGCCGCGCCTCATGTGGGCAAGGGGCGATAGTCTAGACTCTGAACCAGCAGTCCTCAGTCTCAACAGTTTGGCCCTCACCACTTCAAGACCATTTTGAACGTCTTCTGCCCGCGCGTCTCGCACTTGTCCTGCATTTGTCTTGCGCCGAGCATTGCGCCCACACCACCTAAAGTGAGCGCCGAGTAGTCCAGACCGGGGGTAGCCCATGAACAGATACGATGACCGCGCCCGACTTGTGTTTCATTACGCCCGCGAGGAAGGCAACCGCCTGGGACACGCCATGGTTGGCCCCGAGCACCTGCTGCTGGGCCTGATGCGTGAGGGCGGAACCGCCGCCACCATCCTGACCGAGTTCAGCGCCAGCCTGGATGGACTGCGCCGCCGGGTCGAGGAAATCATTGGCCGGGGCGAGGGCAACCGCCTGAACGACGCCCCCAGCATCACGCCCCGCGCCCGCCGGGTGATGGAACTGGCGAGTGCCGAAGCCCGCAGCCTGGGCGCACAGGTGACCAGCACCGAGCATATTTTGCTGGGCATTATCCGCGAGGGCGACGGCGTGGCCTTCCGAATTTTGCAGGAATTGACCAAGGACGTGGACACCATCCGCTGGCGTGTGCTGGCGCAGGGAGAGGCAGGCGGCGGGAAGGCAGCCAAACCTGTGGCGACGCCCTTTTTGGATGAATACGGGCGCGACCTGACCAAGCAGGCCCGCGAAGGCAAACTTGACCCCGTGATTGGCCGCAGCGAGGAAATCCGCCGCGTGACCCAGATCCTGACCCGCCGCACCAAGAACAACCCCGTGCTGATCGGTGATCCGGGCGTGGGCAAAACCGCAATTGTGGAAGGGCTGGCCCTCGCCATTCACGAGAAGCGCACGCCGCCCAACCTGCACGGCGTCCGGCTGGTGAGTCTGGATCTGAGCGGCGTGGTGGCAGGTACCAAATACCGGGGTGAGTTCGAAGAACGCCTGCGGCAGATCATCGAAGAGTTGCGGAATGCCAAGGTTATGGCTTTCATTGACGAGCTGCATACGCTGGTGGGTGCAGGCGGCGCGGAAGGCACGCTGGACGCGGCCAACATCCTGAAACCTGCGCTGAGCCGGGGCGAAATTCAGGTTATCGGCGCGACAACCACCGGCGAGTATCACCGCTATATAGAAAAGGATGCCGCGCTGGAACGTCGGTTCCAACCCGTGATCGTGCTGGAACCCAGCCCCGCCGAAACGTTGCAAATCTTGCGTGGCCTCCGCAGCCGCTACGAGGAGCATCACGGCGTACAGATTCCTGACGCGGCGCTGGAACTGGCCGTGCGAATCGGTGAACGTAGCCTGCCGGGGCGCAACTTTCCCGATAAGGCCATTGACCTGATTGACGAAGCGGCCAGCCGCGTGCGCCTGAATATGAGCGTGGGCATTCCGGTGGCTGAAACTGAAGACGGTGAGCCGATGGTGGCCCGTGACGACATCGAAAGCGTGATCAATTCGATGGGCGGGATTTACACCGAGGAAACCGCGGCGCAACTAAGCGACCTGGAGGGCCAACTGACCGATCAGGTCTACGGCCAGCCCGACGCCATTCGCGCCCTGAGTTCGGCCTTGCGCCGCGCCCGCGTGGGCCTTGGCGGACGTGCCCGTGTGGCTGCCTCCTTCCTGTTCGTCGGCCCCAGCGGTGTGGGCAAAACCCACCTGGCTAAGGCTCTGGCCCGCACTCTCTTTGGCAGTGAACGGGCGCTAATCCGGGTGGATATGAGCGAGTTTCAGGAAGGCCACTCCATCTCCAAACTGATCGGGTCGCCCCCCGGTTACGTGGGCTACGAGCAGGGTGGCCGCCTCACCGAGGCCGTGCGCCGACAACCGTTCAGCGTAATCCTGCTGGACGAAATCGAAAAAGCTCACCCGGACGTGTACAACACCTTCCTGCAAGTGCTGGACGATGGCCGCCTGACCGATGGACTGGGCCGCACGGTGGATTTCCGGCGCACCATTCTGATCATGACCAGCAACACGGGTTTCAACGTGAACCCCACGGCAGGCTTCAGCCCAATTACGCCCGACAACAACGCCCCGCTGCGTCAGATCTTCACGCCGGAATTCCTGGATCGCCTGGACGAAGTGATCCGCTTCCGCCCGCTGGGAGAAGAAGAACTGGTGCGCGTGGCCCAACAACTGATGGGCGAAATGCGCGAGGAACTGGCGAGCCGCGAACTGACTGTGACCTTCGACCCCGCCATTGCCGCGTGGTTGGTGACCAAGCTCAAGGCCCGCAGTCCCAAGCACGCGGTGGGCAGCAGCCGCCAACTGCGAACCCTCGTGCGCGAGGAAATTGAAGATCCGCTGGCGATGGAACTGATCGGCAGCACGGGCGAAGAACTGCGCGTGGTGCTGAGCGACGGAACCCTGCAGTTTGAGCGCGGAACGACTGCGCCGCCTCAAATTCTGGCGTAAGCAATTGCTGGGCGGGTTAGGGCAGACGGGGAGTGTGGGCCGTCTGCCTTTTGCTGTGTGGGGAAGGGGTAATCGCGTTGCTCACTCACCCCCTCTGCTGGCGCAGCTCTGCGAGTCCCAGCCTCCCCCTCAAGGGTGAGGAGCTAAAACCTATGCTGTTGCCTTCGCCCCTTGTAGGACTAGAACAGCTCGCAGAGAGAGGGGCGCTACCACAGCAGCGGGGTGAGGGCACCATCCAGCAACCAGATCTACCCTCCAACCCACTCCCCTATTCCCACTTCTTGCCCAGTCTTCCCGGCACTCATGCAATAGGATAGAGGTTATGACGAAAAGTATTGCCGCATTTCAGGACGAACAGGGCCGTATCACGGGCTGGCCCTCCGACCGCCGACGCGCCCACCAGTTGGCTATTCTGGACTATTTCACGGGGCTGTTCGAACCCGGCGTGTCGTACACCGCCGAGCAGGTAGACAAGATTCTGAGCGATCACAGCAGTGCCGAAGACATGAGCGTGTTCCTGACCGAACTGGTGGAAGGCGACTACCTTGCCACCAAAGACGGCCTGTACTGGCGTGCCGATGCCCGCCCCGGCGCACTGACCGCGAGTGAATAAGCCCTGTGGCTAAAGTCACCACGCGCTACGTGTGCAACAGCTGCGGCTACGCCTCGCCCAAATCGCTGGGGCGCTGCCCGAATTGTCAGGCCTGGAATTCCTTTGAGGAAGAAGTGCCGAGCGTGGTGGGCGGCAAACCCAGAGCGGGCGGCGCGGGCGGATACGGCGGCATCAGCGGCGGCAAACTGACGGCGCTGAGTACGGTTGGGCGGCGCGAAGAACCCCGTACCTCGTCGGGTATTCCAGAGCTAGATCGCGTGCTGGGCGGCGGTTTGGTGGCGGGCGGCGTGACCCTGATGGGCGGCGAACCTGGTATCGGCAAAAGCACGCTGCTGCTGCAAGTGGCCGACAGCCTTAGCCGCAGCGGGCGCAGTGTGCTGTATGTGGCGGGCGAGGAATCGCTGGAGCAGATTCGGCTCCGTGCAGACCGCCTGGGCGTCACGGGCGATATTCAACTGACCCGCGACACCCGCGCCGAACACATTGCCGCGTTGATGAACGAGCATAAGCCTGTGCTGTGCATTGTGGATTCTATTCAGACCGTGACGGTGGAGGGCGAGGGCGCACCCGGCGGCGTGGCACAGGTGCGCGACGGCACATCTATGCTGACCCGCGCCGCCAAGGAAACTGGTACCGCCACCGTGCTGGTCGGCCACGTGACCAAAGACGGTACCGTGGCTGGCCCCAAAGTCATGGAACATATCGTGGATACCACCGTGTTTTTAGAAACGGTGGGCGCGTTTCGTCTGCTCCGGAGCGTCAAAAACCGCTTTGGGCAAGCCGGAGAGCTTGGTGTGTTTGAGATGCGCGGCGAAGGTCTGATTGCCGTGGACAACCCCAGCGCCGCATTCCTGGCCGAGCGGCCTGTGGGCGTGCCGGGTTCCGTGGTGGCAGCCACCATAGACGGTCAGCGCCCCATGCTGCTGGAAGTACAGGCGCTGGCCTCCAAAACGCCCTACCCCAACGCCCGCCGCGTGGTGGTGGGTCTCGATCCTCGCCGCGTGGATGTGGTGTTGGCCGTACTGGAGCGCCGCCTTGACCTGACGCTGGGCGGGCTGGACATTTACGTGAACCTCGCGGGCGGCCTGAAAGTCACCGATCCGGGCCTTGATCTGGCCGTGGCGTTGGCCGTGTATTCGGCAGTCGTGGGCCGCGCCCTGCCCGGTAACGTGGCCGTATTCGGAGAAGTGGGCCTGGCAGGCGAGGTTCGCAGCACTCAGGGCTCTATTCGCCGTGCCGAGGAAGCCGGACGCGCAGGCTACACCCAATTGGTGGTGCCACCGGGGCTGGACGGGCGCGTGGGCGTTAAGAGTGTTGAGGAAGCGGTGAAGGCTGTATGGACAGGTGGTCAGAAATAGGTACGTGAGTCTTGTCTGCCTGCTAGGGTGTCAACATATGACCGTCCCGACAGAACAAGATTTTT from Deinococcus sp. QL22 encodes:
- a CDS encoding phosphatidate cytidylyltransferase, producing the protein METLWTRLMTSLVGFAIVGVIVWIGWWALLPALVFLSVMGLFEYIRMLDRNDIDVRRVSLGVFSAAIIVASLPMWPQAPWPGGSWREAVLTVAVGYMLVMEVMRPGERPLERIVYSLFGLLYIPWLLGYFLLLRYTPNAELGLLYFALPLMATISADVGGFFVGYFFGKRKLAPEVSPAKTVEGALGGLLLSFLTVLLMTQLTHIWSPLDALLYSILVASASQLGDLSESLMKRSLRTKDSGTSLPGHGGFLDRLDSLLFAVPVTYLFLHISMGMG
- the dxr gene encoding 1-deoxy-D-xylulose-5-phosphate reductoisomerase: MNLTVLGSTGSIGTQTLDVARERGWKVGVLAAGRNLDLLAAQITEWRPTVVSVDGSVYAEAMTRFSTQFPEIKLIADPTEAATLPADVVVNAMSGLPGLAPTRAALEAGRAVALATKEAMVTAAALIWEAAARGGGRLVPIDSEHTGVYQCLTGEALEDVAEVILTASGGPFRDGPADLSGVTPQQALKHPSWSMGQKITIDSATLMNKGLEVMECASLYGLPLSQVGVVVHPQSLVHAAVRFCDGSLKAQFGPADMRLAIAYAIDAAPDGMTRPGDVRAARRGAAVGGHGGWPMRGTWEFREPDHARFPCLGLAYRAGEAGGLLPAALNAADEVAVPAFLAGQIGFTDIPRLIERVLDETPSGALTWDTLDEVQAWATARAHELVKRGVNS
- a CDS encoding RIP metalloprotease, with translation MSFLQGIAAALTPLGLIWTILIIGIATFLHELAHYALARWQGVAVKSFSIGMGPVLTRRAWRGTEWRLSLLPIGGYVEIDGMAPTEDADGTYRQPTRGFAGLPAWGKVAVLLAGPLMNLLVAIVLMTITFTAQGVPAPDRARVEAVLPNSRALALGLQAGDVITAINGQDIPDTQTVNGTVVPGWEGVRTTLGQDGRKTLTVERAGAVREVGFDWTARVNGVVQRLGIQYGPDVQAATLPVAFATSIQTTVDAVPQILRAFGNLFARFVTLDLSRDENVSGPIGTAEIVSRAAALSPWALVQVAILLNLSLAFFNLIPIPGLDGGRILLVLIGAVRRRPLTLAQEQAINVAGFAFVMLLMVFVVVRDVSRFF
- a CDS encoding glycosyltransferase family 2 protein; amino-acid sequence: MTAPVPPHPTRFSATQVAVVIPAFNEAETVARVVRVGLTLTPEVVVVSDGSGDATAAVAREAGARVLELTENGGKGPALKAALEQTGAEFVVMLDADLVGLTREHLDLLLTPVMDGSLDMTIGVFDGGGFVSDWGNKLTPHLSGQRACRRAWLLAVPRLSEERWPEPPITDALKNTGARWDYVELTNMAQVVKEKKRGFWKGAQARTKMYADLLTYQVRKKRDGS
- a CDS encoding ATP-dependent Clp protease ATP-binding subunit, with protein sequence MNRYDDRARLVFHYAREEGNRLGHAMVGPEHLLLGLMREGGTAATILTEFSASLDGLRRRVEEIIGRGEGNRLNDAPSITPRARRVMELASAEARSLGAQVTSTEHILLGIIREGDGVAFRILQELTKDVDTIRWRVLAQGEAGGGKAAKPVATPFLDEYGRDLTKQAREGKLDPVIGRSEEIRRVTQILTRRTKNNPVLIGDPGVGKTAIVEGLALAIHEKRTPPNLHGVRLVSLDLSGVVAGTKYRGEFEERLRQIIEELRNAKVMAFIDELHTLVGAGGAEGTLDAANILKPALSRGEIQVIGATTTGEYHRYIEKDAALERRFQPVIVLEPSPAETLQILRGLRSRYEEHHGVQIPDAALELAVRIGERSLPGRNFPDKAIDLIDEAASRVRLNMSVGIPVAETEDGEPMVARDDIESVINSMGGIYTEETAAQLSDLEGQLTDQVYGQPDAIRALSSALRRARVGLGGRARVAASFLFVGPSGVGKTHLAKALARTLFGSERALIRVDMSEFQEGHSISKLIGSPPGYVGYEQGGRLTEAVRRQPFSVILLDEIEKAHPDVYNTFLQVLDDGRLTDGLGRTVDFRRTILIMTSNTGFNVNPTAGFSPITPDNNAPLRQIFTPEFLDRLDEVIRFRPLGEEELVRVAQQLMGEMREELASRELTVTFDPAIAAWLVTKLKARSPKHAVGSSRQLRTLVREEIEDPLAMELIGSTGEELRVVLSDGTLQFERGTTAPPQILA
- a CDS encoding DUF2087 domain-containing protein, with the protein product MTKSIAAFQDEQGRITGWPSDRRRAHQLAILDYFTGLFEPGVSYTAEQVDKILSDHSSAEDMSVFLTELVEGDYLATKDGLYWRADARPGALTASE
- the radA gene encoding DNA repair protein RadA, translating into MAKVTTRYVCNSCGYASPKSLGRCPNCQAWNSFEEEVPSVVGGKPRAGGAGGYGGISGGKLTALSTVGRREEPRTSSGIPELDRVLGGGLVAGGVTLMGGEPGIGKSTLLLQVADSLSRSGRSVLYVAGEESLEQIRLRADRLGVTGDIQLTRDTRAEHIAALMNEHKPVLCIVDSIQTVTVEGEGAPGGVAQVRDGTSMLTRAAKETGTATVLVGHVTKDGTVAGPKVMEHIVDTTVFLETVGAFRLLRSVKNRFGQAGELGVFEMRGEGLIAVDNPSAAFLAERPVGVPGSVVAATIDGQRPMLLEVQALASKTPYPNARRVVVGLDPRRVDVVLAVLERRLDLTLGGLDIYVNLAGGLKVTDPGLDLAVALAVYSAVVGRALPGNVAVFGEVGLAGEVRSTQGSIRRAEEAGRAGYTQLVVPPGLDGRVGVKSVEEAVKAVWTGGQK